The genomic window TGCCGGCGAGTTTCGGGCTCGCGATCTTGTCGAGATAATCCCCGAAGCCGTCGTGCTCCGGGCGCCCCGACGCGACGACGCCGAGGATCGCGTTGCCCGCATCCCCGGCAAGCTCGCAGAAAAACCGCGCCTCCGCGGCGCTTTGCTCCGCATCGACCTCCATGAAAAGTGCGCCCGTGATGCCGCAGCCGGCGGAGGCTGCGCGGTATTCCTCCAGGCGGAAATTTCCGGCCAGTGCCGGGATGTCGCCCACCCAGGGGTATGAAAAGAGGTCGGGGTAAAGCAGGTGCTGGTGGGTGTCGATCATGTCAGAACCAACGGCATCCCGCGCACCGGCACTTGCATTCGTGGAGTTTCCCGGCGCTGATCGCGATGGCGGTGGCGTGGCGTTCCATGGGATTCACTAATGGGCGGGGACGGCTTCTCCGAGGTAGTTGCCATAAGCGAGGCAGAGCACGGCGGCGATCAGCACAATAACAGCGAGGGCGAGGCTGGCCCGGGTGCGCGGGCGGCAGGAAATCCATTCCCGCAGCAAAATGCCCGCGAACGTGCTGAAGAGCACCAGCATGATCATATGGACGCCCCAGCTGGAAAACTTGTATTCGCCCATCCGC from Chthoniobacterales bacterium includes these protein-coding regions:
- a CDS encoding amidohydrolase, coding for MIDTHQHLLYPDLFSYPWVGDIPALAGNFRLEEYRAASAGCGITGALFMEVDAEQSAAEARFFCELAGDAGNAILGVVASGRPEHDGFGDYLDKIASPKLAG